A portion of the Gossypium arboreum isolate Shixiya-1 chromosome 8, ASM2569848v2, whole genome shotgun sequence genome contains these proteins:
- the LOC108487056 gene encoding uncharacterized protein LOC108487056, with the protein MAFLPPTATFTAALLLLFLHTPLATSSPLNLTGDSLSPYEVLQGYNFPVGLLPQGVLKYKLDESTGRFHAYLEGSCSFSLEGSYQLKYKSTISGIISNNRLKNLSGISVKILFLWLNIVEVVRDEDELEFSVGIASASFPIDNFYECPQCGCGLDCANSNGKVSKLRIKSSFPSI; encoded by the coding sequence ATGGCTTTCCTTCCGCCCACCGCCACTTTCACAGCCGCcctcctcctcctcttcctcCACACCCCACTGGCCACGTCATCCCCCCTCAACCTCACCGGCGACTCCCTTTCACCCTACGAAGTCCTCCAAGGCTACAACTTCCCCGTTGGGCTTCTCCCCCAAGGCGTCTTAAAGTACAAATTAGATGAATCCACCGGTCGGTTCCATGCCTACTTAGAGGGTTCGTGTAGCTTCTCACTGGAAGGGTCTTATCAACTCAAATACAAATCCACGATCAGCGGGATCATCTCCAACAACAGGCTCAAAAACCTGAGTGGAATCAGTGTCAAGATCCTGTTTTTATGGCTCAACATCGTGGAGGTTGTTAGAGATGAAGATGAGCTGGAATTTTCGGTGGGGATTGCATCTGCTAGCTTTCCTATTGACAACTTTTACGAGTGCCCACAGTGCGGCTGCGGATTGGATTGCGCTAATAGTAATGGGAAAGTAAGCAAACTTAGAATTAAGTCTTCTTTTCCTTCAATTTAG
- the LOC108487563 gene encoding uncharacterized protein At5g01610-like, with protein sequence MPCPSRILHFLILISLPASSFAVADDDNLSAYQALQQYDFPVGILPNGVVGYELNRETGEFSAYLSGTCKFDIDSYQLSYESTIKGVISPGRITNLKGVSVKILFFWLNIVEVIHNGDQMEFSVGIASANFPIDNFYESPQCGCGFNCNGLNALASSI encoded by the coding sequence ATGCCTTGTCCAAGCAGAATCCTCCACTTCCTCATCCTAATCTCCCTCCCGGCTTCTTCATTCGCTGTAGCCGATGACGACAATCTATCCGCGTACCAAGCTCTTCAACAGTACGACTTCCCAGTAGGCATCCTTCCCAATGGCGTGGTTGGGTATGAATTGAACAGGGAAACGGGCGAGTTTTCAGCTTATTTGAGTGGAACCTGCAAGTTTGACATTGACTCATACCAACTCAGTTACGAATCCACCATAAAAGGAGTGATCTCCCCAGGCAGGATAACAAATTTGAAGGGAGTGAGCGTTAAGATTCTCTTCTTCTGGCTTAACATCGTTGAAGTGATACATAATGGGGACCAGATGGAGTTCTCCGTTGGGATTGCGTCGGCTAACTTCCCTATTGACAACTTTTATGAATCTCCTCAGTGTGGGTGCGGATTCAACTGCAATGGCTTGAATGCTTTAGCATCTTCTATTTAG